The following coding sequences lie in one Mycobacterium sp. DL440 genomic window:
- a CDS encoding pentapeptide repeat-containing protein yields MVADETAWADREFTGVDFRAEEYDGVLSRLSTERVVFTECDFSGVDLSESQHSGSAFRNCTFRRATLWHSTFTNCSLLGSVFTECRLRPIKIVESDLTLAVLGGCDLRGVDLSDCRLREASLVGVDLRKAVLRQADLTGARVQDAKLDEADLRGARVDPTFWTTAKVRGAKIDIAQALAYSAAHGLDVHGG; encoded by the coding sequence GTGGTAGCTGACGAAACCGCCTGGGCGGACAGGGAATTCACAGGTGTGGATTTCCGTGCCGAGGAATATGACGGAGTTCTGAGCCGGTTGAGCACCGAGCGTGTGGTGTTCACCGAGTGCGATTTCAGCGGCGTCGACCTGTCCGAGTCTCAGCATTCGGGCTCGGCGTTCCGCAACTGTACGTTCCGCCGCGCCACGCTGTGGCACAGCACGTTCACCAACTGCAGCCTGCTGGGTTCGGTGTTCACCGAGTGCCGGCTACGGCCCATCAAAATCGTGGAGTCGGATCTGACGCTGGCCGTGCTGGGCGGCTGCGATCTGAGGGGCGTCGACCTCTCGGACTGCCGGCTACGCGAAGCCAGTCTGGTTGGGGTTGACCTGCGCAAGGCGGTGCTGAGGCAGGCGGACCTGACCGGGGCCCGGGTGCAGGACGCCAAGCTCGACGAGGCCGATCTGCGCGGCGCCCGCGTCGACCCCACGTTCTGGACCACCGCGAAAGTGCGCGGTGCCAAGATCGACATCGCCCAGGCGCTGGCCTATTCGGCCGCACATGGCCTCGACGTCCACGGCGGGTAA
- a CDS encoding tRNA (cytidine(34)-2'-O)-methyltransferase: MFRVMFFSPRIAPNTGNAIRMVAGTGCELHLVEPLGFDLSEPKLRRAGLDYHDLASVTVHADLAAAWRALLPARVYAFTAHGTTSFTDVAYQPGDVLMFGPEPTGLDAQTLADPNITAQVRIPMLAGRRSLNLSNAAAVAAYEAWRQHGFAGGV, from the coding sequence ATGTTCCGGGTGATGTTCTTTTCTCCTCGCATCGCACCTAATACCGGCAATGCGATCAGGATGGTGGCGGGCACCGGATGCGAGCTGCATCTGGTCGAGCCGCTGGGTTTCGATCTGTCCGAGCCCAAGCTGCGCCGGGCCGGCCTGGACTACCACGACCTGGCATCGGTGACGGTGCACGCCGATCTGGCGGCGGCGTGGCGCGCTCTGCTGCCGGCTCGGGTCTATGCGTTCACCGCGCACGGGACGACGTCGTTCACCGACGTCGCCTACCAACCCGGCGACGTGCTGATGTTCGGCCCGGAACCCACCGGGCTGGATGCCCAAACTCTGGCCGACCCCAATATCACCGCGCAGGTGCGTATTCCGATGCTTGCCGGCAGGCGGTCACTGAATTTGTCGAATGCAGCGGCTGTCGCCGCCTATGAGGCGTGGCGCCAACACGGCTTCGCCGGCGGCGTCTAG
- a CDS encoding diphosphate--fructose-6-phosphate 1-phosphotransferase, translating to MVTYRYVRVGLVALVVFLLTSLALTWTHSCPQGSISAFFYTRTHAVFLASLCAIGICLIAYKGSRIGEDALLNYSGFMAFIVALVPTGPDDLCRPWLPTVTDPFGGVANNVAALFVAVAVGTGMYLALGRWRRPQQPPVASEPSCAEAATPWKTIATALLRVEKWLPTALLAIAIAGAPLMLWDWFAQHAHVIAAVAMFLAITLVAVYHACYARAAVRRHLARFYATIAALMLVTVVAGVVLLILGWHFGVITVELILIVLFAVFWAVQTWDVWDAQDRYPEEAVPALANTPT from the coding sequence ATGGTGACCTACCGCTACGTGCGGGTCGGCCTGGTCGCGCTGGTGGTTTTCCTGTTGACCTCATTGGCGTTGACGTGGACGCACAGTTGCCCGCAGGGGTCGATCAGCGCGTTCTTCTACACCCGCACCCACGCGGTGTTTCTGGCCTCCCTGTGCGCGATCGGCATCTGCCTGATCGCTTACAAGGGCAGCCGGATCGGTGAGGACGCGCTGCTGAACTACTCCGGGTTCATGGCTTTCATCGTGGCCCTGGTTCCCACCGGTCCCGACGACCTGTGCCGGCCATGGCTCCCCACGGTCACCGACCCGTTCGGTGGCGTCGCCAACAACGTCGCCGCATTATTCGTCGCTGTCGCCGTCGGCACCGGGATGTACCTGGCACTGGGCCGCTGGCGCCGCCCGCAGCAACCACCCGTGGCGTCCGAACCATCCTGCGCCGAGGCCGCCACGCCGTGGAAGACCATCGCCACCGCGCTGCTGCGGGTCGAAAAATGGCTTCCGACAGCACTGTTGGCCATCGCCATCGCCGGCGCCCCGCTGATGTTGTGGGACTGGTTCGCCCAACACGCACACGTGATCGCCGCGGTGGCGATGTTCCTGGCCATCACCCTCGTGGCGGTCTACCACGCGTGCTACGCGCGGGCCGCCGTGCGCCGGCACCTGGCCCGGTTCTACGCGACCATCGCCGCGCTCATGCTCGTCACCGTCGTGGCCGGCGTGGTGCTGCTGATTCTCGGATGGCACTTCGGCGTGATCACCGTCGAACTCATCCTCATCGTGCTTTTCGCGGTGTTCTGGGCCGTGCAGACCTGGGACGTCTGGGACGCCCAGGACCGCTACCCCGAAGAAGCCGTACCCGCGCTGGCCAATACGCCGACCTAG
- a CDS encoding sensor histidine kinase, whose amino-acid sequence MTAFTQLKQADGTLVEFSPAPSAPAKRPSRWSPANWPVNRKVLAIVVVPLILAATFGGLRIYASASAAGDLRLAADRAELIPGIDSYMAAMEGVLIAATEGGDGQAAMSTFNERKSDLQQRLDATDAAEDVDQAVSGLLSKGPELVDAVMSNSIDLRQRILNYGPLLLTGEAAITGSVHSNQQSLQAQVEALARAVGARGQMAIQQMLVTAGGAEPEPLLRTSMITMAGTEPSTVAALTKVLGGGSQEAATLRAEMVKRMAMMSNPGVPLVGNPDMLASLQTTDKIAGQIIENTTAAIPAAVEAQANDARNDAIRDAILVATAIISAIVIVLLVARSLVRPLRTLRDSALRVAHQDLAKEIERVRAGGELVPVTPIPVQTTEEVGQVAHAVDELHEQAVFLAGEQAQLQLQVSDMFETLSRRSRSLVDQQLSLIDQLERNEDDPQRLESLFRLDHLAARMRRNGANLLVLSGSKLAREHSRPVQLATVVNAAASEVEDYTRVVTASVADVEITGSAAGDLIHLLAELLDNALRYSPPISQVRVSAVHAAKGALVIEVSDVGLGMTEADLRVANTRLQSGGEVNPYTARHMGLYVVGRLATQHGLVVRLRSTVAEEPSSGTTAGVYIPATLLARDGGDAVDDLPYGMPVDAHAGIATALSLDADPADGSEFGLADSNVNGAEVPFDLLPQRSPGASGISELPGTLAPQPEPAAEEPVEEPADEPVSEWPQQWPVHTEESAALAKGEAKGELGGAADTAADAADDTAADDDAESGRLSPTNTSSFFASRGQAATNGVNGADGLNGLNGASGVNGLNGLNGLNGVHAPAHDPGEEPEEPLESAPVQAESPDVQGDSIYQSMISEFDIDPTTHVRSADLDWKTVWEKGWSVAAAAQDAPVEQHTEEGLPMRTPGARLVPGGVAAVAAAVGESNGRHRNGGVHRNDDGSETVASADEPDSGMFAAFKPRDPEAVRASTSNLFGGVHAGRSHARETRGTDNE is encoded by the coding sequence ATGACTGCCTTTACGCAGCTGAAACAGGCTGACGGCACCCTGGTCGAATTCTCCCCAGCACCATCGGCTCCGGCCAAGCGCCCTTCTCGCTGGTCGCCGGCCAACTGGCCGGTCAACCGGAAAGTCCTCGCCATCGTCGTCGTGCCGTTGATCCTGGCCGCGACGTTCGGAGGCTTGCGCATCTATGCCAGTGCCAGCGCCGCCGGAGATCTCCGGTTGGCCGCTGACCGGGCCGAATTGATTCCCGGCATCGACAGCTACATGGCTGCCATGGAGGGCGTCCTCATCGCAGCTACCGAAGGTGGCGATGGGCAGGCCGCGATGTCTACGTTCAATGAGCGGAAATCGGACCTGCAGCAACGCCTGGACGCGACTGATGCAGCTGAAGATGTGGATCAGGCGGTGAGCGGCCTGCTCAGCAAGGGGCCGGAACTGGTCGACGCGGTGATGTCAAACTCGATCGACCTGCGCCAGCGCATCCTCAACTACGGCCCGCTGCTGCTGACCGGGGAAGCTGCCATCACCGGTTCGGTGCACAGCAACCAGCAGTCGCTCCAGGCCCAGGTCGAGGCGCTGGCCCGGGCGGTCGGCGCCCGCGGGCAGATGGCCATTCAGCAGATGCTGGTCACCGCCGGCGGTGCAGAGCCGGAGCCGCTGCTGCGCACCTCGATGATCACGATGGCCGGTACCGAACCTTCCACGGTCGCGGCACTGACCAAGGTGCTGGGCGGTGGCTCCCAGGAGGCGGCCACCCTGCGCGCCGAGATGGTCAAGCGGATGGCGATGATGTCCAACCCCGGGGTTCCGCTGGTCGGTAACCCGGACATGCTGGCCTCGTTGCAGACCACCGACAAGATCGCCGGGCAGATCATCGAGAACACCACCGCGGCGATTCCCGCTGCGGTCGAGGCTCAGGCCAACGATGCCCGCAACGATGCGATCCGCGACGCGATCCTGGTTGCGACCGCGATCATCAGCGCCATCGTCATCGTGTTGTTGGTGGCCCGCTCGCTGGTGCGCCCGCTGCGGACGCTTCGGGACAGCGCGCTGCGGGTGGCCCACCAGGATCTGGCCAAGGAGATCGAACGGGTCCGCGCCGGCGGCGAGTTGGTCCCGGTGACCCCGATCCCGGTGCAGACCACCGAAGAGGTCGGCCAGGTGGCCCATGCCGTCGACGAGCTGCACGAGCAGGCGGTGTTCCTCGCCGGTGAACAGGCTCAGCTGCAGTTGCAGGTCTCGGACATGTTCGAGACGTTGTCGCGGCGTAGCCGTTCCTTGGTCGACCAGCAGTTGTCGCTCATCGATCAGCTGGAGCGCAACGAGGACGACCCTCAACGGCTGGAGAGTCTGTTCCGGCTTGACCACCTCGCGGCCCGCATGCGCCGGAACGGGGCCAACCTGTTGGTGCTGTCCGGGTCCAAGCTGGCTCGAGAGCACAGCCGGCCGGTGCAGCTGGCGACGGTCGTCAACGCCGCAGCTTCGGAAGTCGAGGACTACACTCGCGTGGTCACTGCGTCGGTCGCCGACGTCGAGATCACCGGTTCCGCAGCCGGCGACCTGATCCACCTGCTGGCCGAGCTGCTCGACAATGCGCTGCGCTACTCACCGCCGATCTCGCAGGTGCGGGTGTCGGCCGTGCATGCGGCCAAGGGCGCGTTGGTGATCGAGGTCAGCGATGTCGGCCTGGGCATGACCGAGGCCGACCTGCGGGTCGCCAACACCCGTCTGCAGTCGGGCGGCGAGGTCAACCCTTACACCGCGCGTCACATGGGTCTGTACGTGGTCGGGCGTCTGGCCACCCAGCACGGTCTGGTGGTACGGCTGCGCAGCACGGTCGCCGAGGAACCGAGCTCGGGTACCACGGCAGGGGTCTACATCCCGGCCACGCTGCTGGCCCGCGACGGTGGCGACGCCGTCGACGACCTTCCCTATGGCATGCCCGTCGACGCCCATGCCGGGATCGCCACGGCGCTGTCGTTGGACGCCGATCCCGCCGATGGTTCGGAGTTCGGGCTTGCCGACTCCAACGTCAACGGCGCCGAGGTTCCGTTCGACCTGCTGCCTCAGCGCAGTCCGGGAGCCAGCGGTATCTCGGAGCTGCCGGGCACGCTCGCCCCACAACCGGAGCCGGCCGCTGAGGAGCCGGTCGAGGAGCCTGCGGACGAGCCGGTCAGTGAGTGGCCGCAGCAGTGGCCGGTGCACACCGAAGAGAGCGCGGCCTTGGCCAAGGGCGAAGCCAAGGGTGAACTCGGGGGAGCGGCCGACACCGCGGCGGACGCAGCGGACGACACTGCGGCCGACGACGACGCGGAGTCGGGACGTCTGTCACCCACCAACACCTCGTCGTTCTTCGCATCCCGCGGGCAGGCCGCCACCAACGGCGTAAACGGTGCTGACGGCCTCAACGGCCTCAACGGTGCCAGCGGCGTCAACGGCCTGAACGGTCTCAACGGGCTGAACGGTGTGCACGCACCGGCTCATGATCCCGGCGAGGAACCGGAAGAACCGCTGGAATCCGCCCCGGTCCAGGCCGAAAGCCCGGACGTCCAGGGCGACTCGATCTATCAGTCGATGATCTCGGAATTCGACATCGATCCGACGACCCACGTGCGCAGTGCCGACCTGGACTGGAAGACGGTCTGGGAGAAGGGCTGGTCGGTGGCCGCCGCGGCGCAGGATGCGCCCGTCGAGCAGCACACCGAGGAAGGCCTGCCCATGCGTACGCCGGGTGCCCGACTGGTGCCGGGCGGCGTTGCAGCGGTGGCCGCGGCCGTCGGCGAGTCCAACGGGCGTCACCGCAACGGTGGAGTACACCGTAACGACGACGGCTCAGAGACGGTAGCATCGGCAGACGAACCTGACAGCGGCATGTTCGCGGCGTTCAAACCGCGTGATCCTGAGGCTGTCCGCGCGAGCACCAGCAACCTTTTCGGAGGCGTGCACGCCGGACGATCGCATGCCCGTGAGACCAGAGGAACCGATAACGAATGA
- a CDS encoding PQQ-binding-like beta-propeller repeat protein yields MVSEGAQKVAGRVLGVLRRAGTVLAGAAAVWLVWAVVLGAWARLVAPRSTGESAWYVFNLHRWGAALPNRMALAVTVIAVVLIAAMVYSVWRGRTDRDLAATPAGAAGVAAVLVIAYVSQGIPAFYHRVMDSAPVTTALPLGTAAWWLCLAGAAATFLAARAFPRLERGSVKLLAVGAAIAIVVAAVVTVGALRAGDDARFVDATTAAATDVPGVPTALGKRTFTVSVPDAFAERDVSVYDIDSAGAGFAVYQKGRITAYGTDGKERWHYARTGPGDVGVNGMRVVDSGATVLAFIDGGLVGLDATTGEQLWTSGDADLHDAARGRFRLATGPFIVGWNDERVWTRYDGRTGHALWSVPAPHPGCGIVEPVVAASGVVSTVQCEDGKVWLSVLDPETGEIGWDTVLSEEKIDPAVPIEQRYLKLGARPANGIGVFISLLGSGAPDSALYADIVHRTVTALPADGRFAESYGPSDDFVVWYLDDRTTRLTLFGPDGHQRCQVPDGVEPVRTTVPSQRVDQPAYVAFPDSLVLADRGARGATGSLRTFDAKTCAQTATVPAESVEGLVPAPGAVLVLRRDGQTLQIDGYTA; encoded by the coding sequence ATGGTTTCTGAAGGGGCGCAGAAGGTGGCCGGCCGGGTGCTCGGCGTGCTGCGGCGGGCGGGCACGGTGCTGGCCGGGGCAGCGGCGGTGTGGTTGGTGTGGGCCGTGGTGCTGGGTGCCTGGGCACGGCTGGTGGCGCCGCGCAGTACAGGTGAAAGCGCCTGGTACGTATTCAACCTGCACCGGTGGGGCGCCGCCCTGCCGAACCGGATGGCGCTGGCCGTGACGGTGATCGCGGTGGTGCTGATCGCGGCGATGGTCTACAGCGTGTGGCGTGGACGCACCGACCGCGACCTGGCGGCCACCCCGGCCGGCGCGGCGGGTGTGGCGGCCGTGCTGGTCATCGCCTACGTCAGCCAGGGCATCCCGGCGTTCTACCACCGGGTGATGGACAGTGCCCCGGTCACCACGGCGTTGCCTCTCGGTACGGCGGCGTGGTGGTTGTGTCTGGCCGGCGCGGCGGCGACCTTCCTGGCCGCGCGGGCCTTCCCTCGCCTGGAGCGCGGCTCGGTGAAGTTGCTGGCTGTCGGCGCAGCGATCGCAATTGTGGTTGCCGCGGTGGTGACCGTGGGTGCGTTGCGCGCCGGTGACGACGCACGCTTCGTCGACGCGACGACGGCGGCAGCTACCGATGTGCCCGGGGTGCCCACCGCGTTGGGGAAGCGGACGTTCACGGTGTCAGTGCCTGACGCCTTCGCCGAGCGAGACGTGTCGGTATATGACATCGATTCTGCCGGTGCCGGTTTCGCGGTCTATCAGAAGGGCCGCATCACGGCCTATGGCACCGACGGCAAGGAGCGCTGGCACTACGCGCGCACGGGACCCGGAGACGTGGGCGTCAACGGGATGCGGGTCGTTGACAGTGGCGCCACGGTGTTGGCGTTCATCGATGGTGGCCTGGTCGGTCTGGATGCGACCACTGGGGAGCAGCTTTGGACCAGTGGGGATGCGGACTTGCACGACGCGGCACGGGGACGTTTTCGTTTGGCGACCGGTCCGTTCATCGTGGGATGGAACGACGAGCGCGTCTGGACCCGATACGACGGGCGGACCGGCCACGCATTGTGGAGTGTGCCCGCACCACATCCCGGTTGCGGCATTGTCGAACCCGTCGTGGCCGCGTCCGGTGTGGTGTCCACGGTTCAATGTGAGGACGGCAAGGTCTGGTTGAGTGTGCTCGATCCCGAGACCGGGGAAATCGGTTGGGACACAGTCCTGTCGGAGGAAAAAATCGACCCGGCGGTGCCGATCGAACAGCGCTACCTCAAGCTGGGGGCCAGGCCGGCCAACGGCATCGGAGTCTTCATTTCCCTGCTGGGATCCGGTGCGCCCGACTCAGCCCTGTATGCCGACATCGTTCATCGCACTGTCACCGCGTTGCCGGCAGACGGACGATTCGCCGAATCATATGGTCCCAGCGATGATTTCGTGGTGTGGTATCTCGATGATCGGACCACCCGGCTGACCCTGTTCGGGCCTGACGGGCATCAACGGTGCCAGGTTCCCGACGGCGTCGAGCCGGTTCGGACGACCGTGCCGAGCCAGCGAGTTGATCAACCTGCCTACGTCGCGTTCCCTGACAGCCTGGTTCTCGCCGACCGTGGTGCCCGGGGCGCCACGGGCTCACTGCGCACCTTCGATGCGAAGACGTGCGCTCAGACCGCCACGGTGCCAGCCGAATCGGTGGAGGGCCTGGTGCCGGCCCCGGGTGCGGTGTTGGTGTTGCGGCGCGACGGGCAGACGCTGCAGATCGATGGCTACACCGCCTAG
- a CDS encoding ATP/GTP-binding protein has protein sequence MAYEHSEPRSASGGGSPRGGAVSTKIVISGGFGAGKTTFVGAVSEIMPLRTEALVTNVSEGVDALDGTPDKRTTTVAMDFGRITLDEELVLYLFGTPGQRRFWFMWDDLVRGAIGAIILVDVRRLQDSFAAVDFFEARKLPFIVAVNEFDDAPKHPTQAVRKALALPEHIPVVAVDARDRNSAKAALIAVTEYSLSTLSALPG, from the coding sequence GTGGCCTACGAGCACTCTGAACCCCGCTCGGCCTCCGGCGGCGGCTCCCCCCGAGGTGGGGCCGTCTCGACGAAGATCGTCATTTCCGGCGGGTTCGGGGCAGGGAAGACGACCTTCGTGGGCGCGGTCTCCGAGATCATGCCGCTGCGTACAGAAGCGTTGGTCACCAACGTGTCCGAGGGTGTCGACGCCCTGGACGGCACCCCGGACAAGCGCACCACGACGGTCGCCATGGACTTCGGCCGGATCACGCTCGACGAGGAGCTGGTGCTGTACCTGTTCGGCACCCCCGGGCAGCGACGGTTCTGGTTCATGTGGGACGACCTGGTGCGCGGTGCGATCGGTGCGATCATCCTGGTCGACGTCCGTCGCCTGCAGGACAGCTTCGCCGCGGTCGACTTCTTCGAGGCCCGCAAGCTGCCGTTCATCGTCGCGGTGAACGAGTTCGACGACGCGCCAAAGCATCCCACCCAAGCGGTGCGCAAGGCCCTGGCACTGCCGGAGCACATCCCGGTGGTCGCCGTGGATGCCCGCGACCGCAACTCGGCCAAGGCTGCGCTGATCGCGGTCACCGAATACTCGTTGAGCACGCTTTCTGCGTTGCCCGGCTGA
- a CDS encoding DUF742 domain-containing protein → MDEPETTDRPSLVRPYTLTAGRTDSRVHLPLEAPVQKTDTTREPRWTGHDVRAQIVELCTGSPSVAEIAAHLSLPLGVARVLIGDLVTQGYLRVEATLDDSASFDERRELIGRTLRGLRAL, encoded by the coding sequence GTGGACGAACCGGAAACCACCGATCGACCGAGTTTGGTGCGGCCGTACACCCTGACGGCCGGCCGCACCGACTCGCGTGTGCATCTTCCGCTGGAAGCGCCGGTGCAAAAAACCGACACGACGCGCGAACCGCGCTGGACTGGGCACGATGTGCGCGCACAGATCGTAGAGTTGTGCACCGGCAGTCCTTCGGTTGCCGAGATTGCCGCTCATTTATCTCTCCCGCTCGGCGTGGCGCGCGTGCTGATCGGGGACTTGGTGACGCAGGGTTATCTCCGGGTGGAAGCCACCCTTGATGACTCGGCTAGCTTCGACGAACGCCGCGAATTGATTGGAAGGACCCTGCGTGGCCTACGAGCACTCTGA
- a CDS encoding FHA domain-containing protein, protein MSPALTVRYDGSTRTFAPGNDVVIGRDLRADVRIAHPLISRAHVVLRFDQGRWIAIDNGSLNGMYANGRRVPTIDIHDGQVVNIGNPDGPQLTFEVGRVQEGSVGRTPTAAVPLANRPSGAWPTQAAAPGRQQYGQPPAAQRPGYSSGPQPRYPTPPTGYPSGPQGGYPSGPQSGYPSGPQTGHPSGPQAYQPQPVRNSSPAAPPTAMGPTATSSRGSSEPGGNIATSMLKILRPGRTSPAPAGAVKIGRETDNDIVIPDVLASRHHATLIPMTGGTAIRDERSINGTFVNGARVDSAVLHDGDVVTIGNVDLTFSGGTLVRRSETEADTRTGGLEVRALTWTIEGNKTLLENISLDARPGMLTAVIGPSGAGKSTFARQVAGLTHPTSGTVTFEGHDVHSEYASLRSRIGMVPQDDVVHGQLTVRQALMYAAELRLPPDTTKADREQVVMQVLEELEMTKHLDTRVEKLSGGQRKRASVALELLTGPSLLILDEPTSGLDPALDRQVMTMLRQLADAGRVVLVITHSLTYLDVCDQVLLLAPGGKTAFCGPPDEIGDELGTTNWADIFSTVAGDPEGAKQRYLAKHGPPPPKPPAEKPESLGEPTHTSLFRQLSTIARRQVRLIVSDRGYTAFLLMLPFIMGVLSLSVPGDVGFGLPVPAVQGGEAPNEPGQILVMLNVGAIFMGTALTIRALIGEQAIFRREQAVGLSTTAYLMAKIAVFAVFAVIQSAIVTVITILGKGWGPGAVDRGAFLGGRNLELFIDISMTCVASAMVGLALSALARSAEQIMPLLVVTVMSQLVFSGGMIPVTDRVVLDQLSWITPARWGFAASASTVDLTRLVPPPLLPADSHWKHTPSVWLINIGILVLICIVYTGFVRWRIRLKAA, encoded by the coding sequence ATGAGCCCTGCGCTGACCGTTCGTTACGACGGATCGACCCGTACCTTCGCCCCGGGCAACGATGTCGTCATCGGCCGCGACCTCCGCGCCGACGTCCGCATCGCCCACCCGCTGATATCGCGTGCCCACGTGGTGCTGCGCTTCGACCAAGGTCGATGGATCGCGATCGACAACGGCAGCCTCAACGGCATGTACGCCAACGGCCGCCGGGTGCCCACGATCGACATCCATGACGGCCAGGTCGTCAACATCGGCAACCCGGACGGCCCGCAGCTGACGTTCGAGGTCGGCCGCGTCCAGGAGGGGTCCGTCGGCCGCACCCCGACCGCGGCGGTACCGCTCGCGAACCGGCCCAGTGGCGCCTGGCCCACCCAGGCCGCCGCCCCCGGCCGGCAGCAGTACGGACAACCGCCGGCGGCGCAGCGCCCCGGCTACTCCTCCGGCCCACAACCGCGCTACCCGACCCCGCCCACCGGGTATCCCAGCGGCCCGCAGGGCGGATACCCGAGCGGACCGCAATCCGGCTATCCGAGTGGCCCCCAGACCGGCCACCCCAGCGGTCCACAGGCCTATCAGCCCCAACCGGTTCGCAACTCGAGCCCGGCCGCGCCGCCCACGGCGATGGGGCCGACGGCCACCTCGAGCCGCGGTAGCAGTGAGCCCGGCGGCAACATCGCCACCAGCATGCTCAAGATCCTGCGGCCCGGGCGCACCAGCCCGGCGCCGGCCGGTGCGGTGAAGATCGGCCGCGAGACCGACAACGACATCGTCATCCCCGATGTGCTCGCCTCACGGCATCACGCCACGTTGATCCCGATGACCGGCGGCACCGCGATCCGCGATGAGCGCAGCATCAACGGCACCTTCGTCAACGGCGCGCGGGTGGACTCCGCTGTTCTGCACGACGGCGACGTGGTCACCATCGGCAACGTCGACCTGACGTTCTCCGGCGGCACCCTGGTGCGCCGCAGCGAGACCGAGGCCGACACCCGCACCGGGGGGCTCGAGGTGCGTGCCCTGACCTGGACGATCGAGGGCAACAAGACACTGCTCGAGAACATCTCGCTCGACGCGCGCCCCGGCATGCTGACCGCCGTCATCGGCCCGTCGGGTGCGGGCAAGTCGACGTTCGCCCGCCAGGTCGCCGGCCTGACCCATCCGACCAGCGGCACGGTCACGTTCGAGGGCCACGACGTCCACTCCGAGTACGCCTCGCTGCGATCCCGCATCGGCATGGTGCCGCAGGACGATGTCGTGCACGGTCAGCTCACCGTCCGGCAGGCACTCATGTACGCCGCCGAGCTGCGGCTGCCGCCGGACACCACCAAAGCCGACCGCGAACAGGTCGTCATGCAGGTGCTCGAAGAACTCGAGATGACCAAGCATCTCGACACGCGGGTCGAAAAGCTGTCCGGCGGACAGCGCAAACGTGCCTCGGTGGCACTGGAACTGCTGACCGGCCCGTCACTGCTGATCCTCGACGAACCGACCTCGGGTCTGGACCCGGCATTGGACCGCCAGGTCATGACGATGCTGCGCCAGCTCGCCGACGCCGGCCGCGTCGTACTCGTCATCACCCACTCGCTGACGTATCTCGACGTGTGCGATCAGGTGCTGCTGCTGGCGCCCGGAGGGAAGACCGCATTCTGCGGGCCACCTGACGAGATCGGCGACGAACTCGGCACCACCAACTGGGCCGACATCTTCAGCACGGTCGCCGGTGACCCTGAAGGAGCCAAGCAGCGTTATCTCGCCAAGCACGGCCCCCCACCCCCGAAACCGCCCGCGGAGAAACCGGAGAGCCTCGGCGAGCCGACGCACACCAGCCTCTTCCGCCAGCTCTCCACGATCGCCCGCCGACAAGTCCGGCTGATCGTGTCCGATCGTGGCTACACCGCATTCCTGTTGATGCTGCCGTTCATCATGGGTGTGCTGTCGTTGTCGGTGCCAGGTGATGTCGGGTTCGGTCTGCCGGTGCCGGCCGTCCAAGGCGGCGAGGCTCCCAACGAACCGGGCCAGATCCTGGTGATGCTCAACGTCGGCGCGATCTTCATGGGCACCGCGCTGACCATCCGCGCTCTGATCGGTGAGCAGGCAATCTTCCGGCGTGAGCAGGCCGTCGGTCTGTCGACCACTGCGTACCTGATGGCCAAGATCGCAGTGTTCGCGGTCTTCGCGGTGATCCAGTCCGCCATCGTCACGGTGATCACGATCCTCGGCAAGGGCTGGGGCCCGGGCGCAGTCGACCGGGGCGCCTTCCTCGGCGGCCGCAACCTCGAATTGTTCATCGACATCTCGATGACGTGTGTGGCGTCGGCGATGGTCGGGCTCGCGCTTTCGGCACTGGCCCGCTCAGCCGAGCAGATCATGCCGCTGCTGGTGGTGACCGTGATGAGTCAGCTGGTGTTCTCCGGCGGCATGATCCCGGTGACCGACCGGGTTGTGCTGGATCAGTTGTCCTGGATCACCCCGGCGCGCTGGGGCTTTGCCGCCTCGGCATCGACCGTCGACCTGACCCGCCTGGTGCCGCCACCGCTGCTGCCCGCCGACTCGCACTGGAAGCACACGCCGTCGGTGTGGCTGATCAACATCGGCATCCTCGTATTGATCTGCATCGTCTACACCGGGTTCGTTCGCTGGCGGATCCGACTCAAGGCCGCCTGA
- a CDS encoding roadblock/LC7 domain-containing protein — protein MTRPTQRDSLDWLVSKFAREVSGVSHAVLVSADGLLMAASEQMPIERADQLAAVSSGLASLATGASQLFNGGHVMQSVVEMENGYLLLMRVGDGSNLATLTAPSCDIGQVGYEMAILVERVGAVVQSSRRTPQPS, from the coding sequence ATGACGCGTCCGACACAACGCGACTCCCTGGACTGGCTCGTGTCCAAGTTCGCCCGCGAGGTATCCGGGGTGTCCCATGCGGTGTTGGTTTCGGCCGACGGACTGCTGATGGCTGCCAGCGAACAGATGCCGATCGAGCGGGCCGACCAGCTCGCCGCGGTCTCCTCCGGTCTGGCCAGCCTGGCCACCGGAGCGTCGCAATTGTTCAACGGCGGCCACGTGATGCAGTCGGTGGTCGAGATGGAGAACGGCTACCTGCTGCTGATGCGGGTGGGTGACGGCTCCAACCTGGCCACGCTGACCGCCCCGTCGTGTGACATCGGGCAAGTCGGCTACGAGATGGCCATTCTGGTCGAGCGAGTCGGCGCGGTGGTGCAGTCGTCGCGCCGTACGCCGCAGCCGTCTTGA